In Ooceraea biroi isolate clonal line C1 chromosome 1, Obir_v5.4, whole genome shotgun sequence, the genomic stretch GCTTCTGCCGTCCGCGCTTCCTCGCGAATTAATTATCTCACGCCGTGCACGTGCACCAGATGTACAGGCCAGCAATCGCATCCGCGCGACTTCCCGCTGTTTACGACGATATATAACACAAGATAGAGTCCAGAAGAGTAGCTGCCGCGACTGCGTTTCAATCCTGCCGGAACAGTGACCCAGctaaaagaaaaggaaaaaaaaggtcaagaaaagataaataagGAGGAAACCGCGTCTTTTGCAACGACTATCCCTCGCATCGCCGTACGACCGAAAGCAAAAGCTCGAGTTAATCGCGTTTAATTGTTCAGCTGAAAAGTTTAATCGTTGATCGAGAGCACGCCTTGTGAAATTCGCCCGGATCGTACGTTGTCAAAGCGCATGGCGTTCGTCGCGGCTCGTTTTACATGCGTGGGCGCGTGGGGCGATCCGCGCTGTAtctgcgagcgagcgaggcaAAAATAAGATGGAGATAAGATAGGCAGATAAGGACGAGCCGGGATGCTCTAGATCGCACTTTTCGCCCGCTGCTGGAGAATCGGCTCGGTCCGGTTGATGAAACTTGCTCATTTACCGGCGCTGTCGCGCATTGCGCGCGATTGTAATCTCTATTTTTGCCgtcgaatatttatttttgcgcgTGCCGCGTATATCGCTTATTCGTCACCGACCGGGGAATGCAGCGTCGCGTACCGTAAAATGCACGATCCTGCCACGCTGGGGCACGTGGTCTCCCAACAGCCGCAGTGTTCGTCGGCATGGCACGATGGTTGAAACAATTGTCGCACGTAACGCGATAACGCGAGCGAACTCGGCTAATGATACACACGcttctttttctgtttatcAGTAATTATACCGCGCAAGAAGAGGACGTGCCTGGTCGGCGCGGCCTGCAACGATCCCGCGCTCAACGCCGCCGCCCAGCAGCTGAAAGTGCCTGTGCTCAAGTCCGAAACCGGCGCGGAGCATGTCGAGGACACGACCTACAACACTTACTTCATACTCAAGCAGTTCGAGGGGGCCGAGTATGATGCCCTGTGCAAGAGCGCTCATAGGTTTGTATTGACGCACTGCACTTTTGTAGCACTTTTTTTTTGTATGGAGAAGAGAGTCGTTGATGCATCATTCTTCTTGGTTCCTCTAGGGTGGGAAACGTGGCTCCCACCTGGAAGCCAAATTAGATTTGTGATAATGAACGGCGCGAGAGCGCTTTGACTCATCAAAGCCTGATTCCTTGATGTACCGATTTGTTTTATCCATTCCAGAATACTGGGGCCTACAGCCCTGCTGCAGCTGGCGGAGAGGAAGGAATCGCTGCCCAGTATCAAGAGACCGATGTACACGCAGTCCATGGTGGGCGCGATAGTGGTGTTTAGCGGTTTTCGAGCGCGCGAGGACGAGCTGGTCAGTCTCTTAtctatatttatgaatttataaatatacagagagagagagagagacagagaggagcGATGGGTTTATTGATCCTTAAGCTGCGTGTGACACGCGTGCCTTGTAATGATGTAATTTACTTGGTTTCAACAGCGCAAGTTAGCTACTATGATTCTTAGTATGGGAGGTAGCATCCGCAAGGACATGGGCATCAAAGTGACGCACCTTATTGCAAACCATTGCAGTGGGGAGAAGTACAGATACGCCGACACATTCGGGTTGCCGATCATGTCGGTGGAATGGGTGGTAGCGTTGTGGAATGCCAAAGATGATACCACCATCTACGCGAGCAACGACGAACTGGTAATTGtccgaaaaataaattcaacgCACGTGTACGATGgctaaaaaatgcaaatttaatcgtGTTACGAGAGCATGTTTGTAATTGTTGTCATCTTTGTGAAAGTTCATGCTGCGACAGTCTGTAGATATAGACATTTTATTGGAAACGCGTACGTTTACAGGTGGCGACTTACAAGTTGAAGCCGTTTTATGGAGCGAGAGTGTGCTTCTCTGGCTTCcccgaggaggagaagaaacaCATGTGCGAAGTTCTGGAGCAGCAAGGTGGCGAACCCACGGAGATTGACGATCCACATTGTACACACGTGGTGAGTTGACATGATACGATCTTAATCTGTTATATATTGTATCTAATTTTATGTACACacgtatttttcacgcgaCAGTTTCGATACTTAAAATCAATacttacacacatacatacacacagaaatatatattacaagcaAGATAACAAGTATACAATTCGCGATTAAGCTAGACATTCAATATTCTGTTGCACAGGTTACAAtatctaattattaataataataataataatcaggGCAATTTGATAAATccttatataaaagaaaatatgtagCATGGCGACACTAATATCAAACTGACATAATAGTTGAcgcatgtttttattttaatttttttgatttaatcaaatttaacgGAGTCCCtctataacattatataattgcAAAGTAGACActagattaatataaaattaatataaaatattacatatgcatatatattttttgaggACTTATCAAACGACCCTTGGTACACTCTAATTATACTTCAACACTGTACTATAGTACACTACACAACACACGCTTACACATCAACGATACACATGCTCTAGGTGGTAGACGTAGATGGTCCACTCTACAAGAAATCCAGCAATACTAAATCACCGCACCTTGGGAATCCACCCGTGGATCCGTTTCCCTCGACGTACTTTAAAccagtccccttgcctctttGTAAGCCTTACTCAAAGGTGACGCGTAGTAATGCGACAGACGCTGACGCTTGTAATCGCAGCAACGTGTCGAACAACGCCGGCGACAGCGTAAAAATCGGAGACGGTCACTCGTCGTTGGAAAACGTCTCGCCCGTCTTGCGTCCGTTCGAGGAACAGAATGCCTGGAACGATTTTCTTTCGAGCAACCACGCCAGCCACGATTCCGCCGTTCGCATAAACGACAATAATTCCTGCCTGCAGAATTCGATCATCAAGTCTGGCAACGTGTTTCATCCCTTTGCAGAGCAAAGCGATTCCGGTATAGACATAAGCAAGTCGTCGAATCTGTCGGCCGCGTTCCCCATGCTGGACAAGTGCTCGGTTCCGATCGCGTCGACGTTGCTTAGCAGAAAAAGCATGAAATTTAGCATCTCCGAGAGCTCTTTGTTCAGCAGCGAGCAGTCTCTGTGCGAGACCGCGCCGAGCTCCCCCGTTAAACCCCCGCGCGACGTGAAATCGTGTACGTCGTACGAGAAGAACAACGCGCGCGTCTGCGCGTCATCGATGAGCGACAGCACGCTGTCCTTAAAGTATcgcaaaaatattcattacatACAGAATAACACCCTGTCCCTGAGCAAGATCATTCCGAAGCGCTACGTGAAATGGAGGAAATCTAGCTCCTGCACGTCCGTCCATAAGATGGCGACGGTCGAGAAATACAAGTTCCTCAAGGCACGCTCGTCTCCGAACATATCGAAGCGTTGCGACGAACAATACAGCGACACGTTCCCGCAGAACGCGAGCGTGTTAGGCGAGCGTAACAAGCGTCTGTCGAGGTCGTACGCGTCAATTTTCTCGAGATCCGATCACTTCTCTTCCTGCCCGTCCTCCGAGAGCGAGCACGACAGTTTGTCAAATTGCTCGCCGTCCGCGAAAACTCTCTTCAAGAAAAAGTACACCTCCCTGTCCAAGTCCCTGTCGATACCGTTCAACGGAAAAACCTGCAACGTACGATCCGCGTCGCACGCCGCGAAAACCGGCCTGACAGATTTCAAGCCACGGAAGGACAAGCCATCATGCGCGGTACTTTGCTTTAATCTTCTTGCAGGTTCAAGggtttaatttgtaatttctgAGGAGTTTGGATTAAACGGAAACTTGATACAACAAATTgattttctgtaatataaaatattatataattgatataaaatgtaaacgtgtaaaaatgaaatgattTTTAGTGAccgtttaaggggggagcctgctttagaacgctgaaaataaggtatattttacgaattgtttttggagaaactatacagcggatcattataaaacttttatgcatttattagtacatgtttaaagatcaaaaaaattattttttgatttgaatatatcgcttgtagaggtcgtcctggagaaatcttagtgcagccgcgtcgccggcattgcaaattggtgagcattctcctgcctccaaatttcgtctaaactgaaaaattgaaatatcttctcgttatttatgaattcccatcgtcgatgaaccaaagagagaagaaaaaagttgaaaagtgccaaaatggtggagcttagaacacaaaagtacgatttttaggcaaagtttttgaactttttcatgcaaaaataattgtttaacttaatgtttttatgaatattaaaggttcatcgacgatgggaattcataaataacgagaaaatatttcaatttttcagtttggatgaaatttggaggcgggagaatgctcaccaatttacaatgccggctgcactaagatgcctccaggacgacctctacaagcgatatattcaaataaaaaaataattttttttatctttaaacatgtactaataaatgcatcaaagttttataatgatccgctgtatagtttctccaaaaacattcgtaaaattataccttattttcaacgttctaaagcaggctccccccttaatttaacgtaataatatcaaattttgttGTATATTTCGATTGACGCGTCCGtctttatgtatgtatttattatatgtgcGTTAGATactttgagaaaattaatatgtatttgtactttttttgtaaaaatctgTCGTGTCTGTAAAAATCTGTACGTTAGTTTCATCGTCGTCGACTCGGTCAATTCTCTAAAATCGCACCGCACGATGTGTGACCACGCTGTTCCTTGTCCCTTGTGACGTGATGAGGGTCGCAACAGTGACGAAACCGGATGCTAATGTCAAAATCGTTCGTTGCTGTAGGTCGTAGACGAGTCCAACGTGAACGTACTACCGAATTTCGTGACGGCGTCGGCCTTCATAGTCAAGACCGGCTGGTTCTGGACGTCCGTGCAGAATGAAGCTGCCGCCGACGAGAAGGAGTATCTGTTCGAGCACGTGAGTTGACGATGTCGATAAAAATTCTCATCGTGCTAAAACAGCAATGCTAAAATCGTCATTTTCTTCTCAGTATCTGGAGAACGCTCGATCCCCTACTGCATCCGGTAGGCGAGAGAGCCAACCGCTCGCGGCGCAGAACCTGGCGTTGCCCAAATTTCCGCACTGGCTTCCGTTGTCGAATTTGCTGCAGAATGGAGCGGACTCGCCGGGCAGTGTCAGCGGGAGCTTCCTGGACTGCACGACGAGTCCAGATAAACAAATGATAGATGGTGCGTGTTCGTTGATGCTTTTAATAACTTTGCCTCCTGCTGCGAGACGCTGTtgcagaattattttttattcctacGTCTTTATTTACACGTCTCGATTAACGCTTGCAATAATAGTTAATCCAAGTAACGCATCGTCAGGATATCATGCTAACAACACTCctgtcttctctttctttggtgGTTCATCGAGTCACTTAATCGTGTCAATAGTCGGTAAAAATGTAAGCATGTTTTTACActacatattttaattgtttatatattttaattgttgattTTCGCTTCGACtaaaaataaacatgaaaCTCACTCACGTGTGTTTCAACATGTAACGCAGAAATATAAAGGTGGTCAGGTGGTTACGGGATTTAGTATTCGTAGCGGCACTTTCAGCTTACAAAACTCGTGCTTCTGCCAAGGATAATTACTAAATCTGATATATGAACCATGAAGAAAGGGAAGATCGTACTGATTGTTACCTTTTGCTAACTAGCAGATGTTCCAGAGGTCGAGTCTTCCGACACAGAAAGCACTCGGGGGAATCTGTCGCAGCGTCACCAAGTGTTTCTCGAGTTGGTAGAGACTGAAAACAATTATGTAGGTGTCCTCAATACGATTATGACGGtaaggaaatattttttcaatacacTTGGAATTATTACTTACAGTTGTGcacgatttaaaaaatcaggtggaaaaattaatttaccttGCCCggcaaaacatttatttcgaAATCCGTGCTTTCTTTGCGCTTGCAGCTATTCAAATTGCCGTTGGAGAATCTTATAGGAAAGAGCGGTAAGGAGCTGCTAAATAGTACAgagttgaaaattatattcggCAATTTCCCGCCGATCTACGACGTTCACAAGCAGCTGCTGGAGGCCCTGCATTACTTCGCCACTTACTGGACGGAAGACGTCAGCATCGGCAACATATTCCTGAAATTCGAGCCGGATCTTGTTAAGGCGTACGCACCCTACGTTAATTTCTTCGAGAACACGAAGCAGATGTTGGAGGAGTGCGATCAGAACAAACCGCGGTTCCACGCGTTCCTCAAGAACTGTCAGACGAAACCGGAATGCGGTCGACAGAGCCTGAAGGAGCTGTTAATCAAACCAGTACAAAGGTTACCCAGTATTAGTCTATTGTTAAATGGTAAGGTCGATCGTCATTAATCGCTGTTGACTCAGCCGTTCCGGGCAGCAAGATCACACGAAAATCGTCCGTTTTCTATATTTCCACAGATATTCTTAAGCACACCGACAAAAGTAATCGGGACTACAGCGCGCTGGAAGCTTCTATTAGCTGTATTAAGAAGGTCATGACGCACATAAACGAGGACAAGAGGAAGACCGAGCGCCAATTGGCGATATTCGACATCTTCAACGAGATCGACAATTGCCCGCCGCATTTAGTCTCTTCGCACCGTTCGTTCCTCAGTAAGTGTGACGTGGTCGAAATAACGGAGGGCCTCAGCGGACGAGGCGATCATCTCGTGCTGTTCCTGTTCACCGACACCCTCGAGATATGCAAGAAACGCTCCAAGGCGTTCAACGCCTTGAAGAGTCCGAACACGATAAACGGCCTGCAGTCGAACAGACTGAGCCAGGGTAAACCGTACAAGCACATCAAGTTGATGCCGCTCAACACCATACGAAAAGTCGTGGACATACGAGAGACTGAGGGTGAGTGGATGTAGTTTTGTATTTTCAAATGCCGCATTCACCGCCATGACGATCACTGGTGACCGGCacgcaattttaataaatacatttgtcacgtaaataaaataatacgagatttgtaaaattttcttatataataataataatttcttatataaataatacgagATTTGTAGGATTTTCGTTTGATAAATCCCCCCAAAAAAGTATATACGTCAACTATTATATCAGTTTGATATTAGCCgctatttcatatattttctaacgACTTATCAAACGACCCTCGTACTATACACTTCAGCAATTAGGTTTGCAATATAGCGAatgtttaataatgataatgctacttatatattttcaacgTAATATGTGCAatcaatgtaaatttatgaaatcgcGTAATATTTTCAGAATGCCACAAGGTATTCGCGCTCGTGGTACGAAGCACTCAGGAACTGAAAGAGAAGTTATTCTCGTTCGTGATCACCGATGAGGAAGTAAATAAAACGACGTTTTTGCAGACTCTGTGCAGACAAATGGCAATTGTCGTTCGTATACCTGATGCTGTAAGTATCACGTAACATCCGTCCACGTGATAGATCGCGATAGAGGTCTACGCGTGTCGGACTTTGTGATATGTTATCGCGCATTACGATAGATCTGCAATTTACATTTGCATTTGTATTTGGCGAAACGATCAAGTGAGTATACCTTACATTGTCGTAATTGTCTCTTCTTTTGGCAGGATACTTTGCTCCTTAAATATGACTCGCATCAGCTTGAAATTGGTAGTAGCGACGTAACATCGGGAACGttaaagaaaacaattaagtGAGTATACTTTTCATTGTCATAatcatatcttttattaattattattctactAATTACAGTCGTtattccatttattatttgtcaaatcacattcgttgttattattattatgtccttatAAACAAGTTTATCTAGCTCGCGTCATAAGTCAAACACATACTTATGGCAGCACgacagataataaaataatataaaattttatctctacaagaaatattcgTCAAACGTTCGTTGTAAAAGTTTGACTTGTCTCTCTTTTTACACAAGTTATTAATGGTATACCTTCATATATATAGGCAACTGTTCAGTCCTCTTAGAAGACTTAGACGTCTTAGACGTCTTAGATTTAAGGTTACGTAaacgaaattttcaaaatttccgGGGACCCCACGATTATCGTTTGAACATTTTGAACGATGCAAGATATCGCAAAAGCGATCGAAACGGTACTACatcaacttttttttatcaacaaATCAAATCTAATCGCAAGGTTTCTATTATACTATAGTTTTAGCATATAATAAGTAATCATATTCGATTATATTGCATGATACGAAGAAGTAAATGGGATGTACAATTGGTTTGGTTGCAGGAGcctatttcataatttttaccTGGAGTATATGGACCCGTATGTGTTCCTACTCAATAGCATGTGTGAAACCACGTTACATGTCCCACTACCGTCAGTTTTCGcactatattttttttacttgctTCTTGTCCACGAACCCTCCAATTCGGTGGCATAATTACTCCGTCGAGCATCAGtactttcttattaatttgatttaccAAATGGAGCGAGCCTCTCCTCCTCCATTTGCGTAACACTCAGACTGCCCTAGCTAATTTTCAGCGCGATTCGTCTTGttcaatatttcgataaatagttaattatagtataattatAGTTAATAATAGTTAATTAATAGTGTTCATATCGAGAACTTGTAATTATGCTACTGGAGAGCCCCTGCTTTTAAGATTCTGTTTTATGCTTGGCGAATCGATGTTCAGAAATAATGCCAGCCAGCTCTGATCAGTTCAAGCGTAACATAGTATGATATAATCGTAAGCTTTCATTGGCTTGTATTGGTCTTCCATTTTGTATTCTTTTCTCTGGAAGTTCACTGAGATTCAGTCGAATTTGAGGGTCCTCTGTATTTTCTCCATACGTCTTACTTAATTTGTTACACGCATTATGtacatgaattttttaaacatattgcaattgttttatcataattgattgttattactttattttttgtcTGCAAAGCGCACTCAAACAAGTGCAAGTTTTGCTCGACTTAAtctgaaatcaatttttcatttatcctTCATTTTTTCCAATAGTCATGGAGATGGTTCCTAATCATTGCATCTAGTCATATTGCATGTTGTACGAAATTTTGCATGTACGTTTCAGATTCTTTACATCGCAGCAAGTGTGTAGCGGGTGGGTGCGGTATTTGAAGTTGCTTGAGCTGGGTTTTCTTGAATATGAGACTTACAATTGAGGATTTGGTGCAGAGGTTCCTCTGTTTGTCCGCAAAGGaatgttctttctctctctcacgacGCAGCTGCGACTGTATTGTCACCTGTATAATCAAGAAAAACATGATTCAATTCAATGTTAAAGAAGACCATTGTTTTACGTACAAAAATCAGTCTGCtctcgagaaagagaaaggaacgtTCGATGTGCATGTCGTACGCGTCGCACGCGTAAGCTGCAAAGGATGATGTTCAACAAGTGTACTTTACCGCTGCAGATTCGCGTCCCGCACGAGGGCGAGGGTCGGCCGAGCCTTCAGTTTTAACAAAACGCCAAGCAAGCTCAATCGGGCGATGTCGACGATCATGTCACCGTTTGGAGCGACGCACAGCCTTGCCCCGGCCAACCAGCAGATAGCGCAGATGCGGCTGGGCAGCTGCAACAACATCAGCGTTAGTTGACAACTTTCTTGGCATGAGTCTCCCAACCTCCCGGCCTCCGGCCGGCCTCTATTctgcttttttcctttctttttttgcttgCTTGCCCTCACCTTATGACAGGAAGTTACCGCTTTTCccattaattttactttaacaAGCCTTAAAAACGCGCGTCGAGCGGGCTGTGAAAGAAACTATGTCTAGTTTGTACGTACGTTGCGATTTGTAAGAGATTCggacggagaaagagacatCTCGTTTTCTAGACTTTTCTCTTGCACTTTGCCATCGAGTTAGTTTTTCTGTTATAATGTTCGATTCGAGACGCGGCGTAACAGAATCAGAAATACGTATTTTCCTTTTTGTGAAGGGgtagtatttatattaaatattccaaAATATCGTCGTGTGtgagcgtgtgtgtgtgtgtgtgtccgCGCGACACACGTGTCTGGAGCGGCGCGTGAATTCttcaatattacatattgACAGAGTCagctaaagcttttattatttttttcatccaCATATACACGTACTCGATTGAGATAGTgtctttatttatcattttacgcGTCGTTTGGAAGtcttttattttgtacatCGCGCGCTCTTACCTTCATTTGCAATACCTGTGAGACACGTATTTATTTTCgttgctatattattattattttcatgaaaagaggaaaaataagatatattaatgattacaATGAACTTTCATGCTGATTCGAAACCGATGGATAAATTATATTAGGGATCATGTAAGTACGTCGTAATGAATGTAAAGAAGTCTTCTTTTACATGActattctttttaataaataatcaaggcTCATTACTTATTACTAGATTATTGTCTACTGTCAagttattattgttatcattAGACTCGAGTTGTCTGTCCAGTCTTGTAAGCCTTCAAAAGTAGCGAAGACGTTTCATACATTTGCATAATTAGCGGGATGTCTTGCATGATTGAATAATAACTTGTAATTATGCCTGTCATGACAGTTAGATCCTATCTGtaatcttttcttctctcttgtaTCTATCTTTCTCTATTTTCCTTTGCTtccaacaatatttttattctgtatCTATGTCAGTACTTTGCTCTTTCGATGAAAAATAGCAATGTTAATCTTCTGATAGTACGAAATGTGCATAAATCAGTAACAGTAGACACAGTTACATCTATCAAATCTTTAtcttcatttaaaattatatctatcaatatttcattatttttttcttttctttttttacaattacttTCGAATATTTCGAGATCGGATTTCgcaaaaaaatttctattatcTCACTTTTAACTCGAGATTTAAAGACGGTAAGAAGCCGAGTTCGTGAAAACACTGAATCTCTCAAGACGTTACTCTTTCCACAGGAGCTGGATAACGGTGGCTCAAGCTCTCCAAATAGAGACGATGTTCTAGTAGCGCCCATGTCGGATCAGCCGACTCGAAAGGCCCTCAGTATGGCTTCGCTGCGAAGGTTGTAATTTTGTACGCGACACGTCATACGCACTTCCTTTTTGTGCCACGGTCGTTTTAcgtattgtttttttttaacaaagaaACGTGCATTTTTAACAAACCACTGTGGTATGTTAaactaatatacatatacttatatatatactgtatgtatatatatatatattgcctATATGTCGACATTAAGACATTAAGCATTAATTATAACTAAACGGAAACGACCCGAGGAGGACGCGCGCCGTTACGTTTCTCAGTCCTTTTGCAGTATCCTATGTTCAAAGTGTTTAAACTAATTTCGTTATCACTATGGACaacaaactatataattatacgatACAAAAATTTTCCGAACCACCACATCGCGAAGTGTCCCCGCGAAGAAACGCGTcattagaaaataatgatattactgCTGTTAGTGCCAATAATGTCTAGctattataattactatattgTTATACTACGATCAATATccctcttttatttatttcacgtgTTAAGTTGTAATTTATTGTACACACGCTTATCCCGAGCCGCCGCACAAGCTCTTGCCGGCCGATAagttacaatttttcttttacgttccCAGGTAGTAGTGTCGGACGCAAGTCGGACGAAGCAAGATCGTTGTAATATAACGGAAAACTATTagcttcttttatatatatatatatatatatattcgcgaaATCTCGATCGTTACTGCAATGACGATCGGAAACGAGAACTCGAGCGAATGTGTAAGTGTATCCTATATGCGACCGGAGCTCACACGAAACACTTTAAAACAATAAAcgacattatatttatttttcgttacTTTCGTTGATACATCCTGTTTTGTAACGCTTTACGTTACGTCGACTCCGTGAGAGATATGTTGTATTCGTCCAGTGGATTAAACAGATGCTAATACCTGATCACAGCATGAAACAAAATGTGTTACCGTCTGGCTGGTAGTTCCTGTTCGTTTTCCGTTGTGTGCGTTTCTCAGAAACTCAGTCGTCAGAACTTGCCGCAGTTTCCACCAGTGTTTTATTCGTTGTCtctgatttttttcttctgttttTCCACGCATTAGAATTTGTTCAGCGGGAGTCCT encodes the following:
- the LOC105280868 gene encoding protein ECT2 isoform X8 codes for the protein MEEQRSVHGCIGDINSAEAAKIIIPRKKRTCLVGAACNDPALNAAAQQLKVPVLKSETGAEHVEDTTYNTYFILKQFEGAEYDALCKSAHRILGPTALLQLAERKESLPSIKRPMYTQSMVGAIVVFSGFRAREDELRKLATMILSMGGSIRKDMGIKVTHLIANHCSGEKYRYADTFGLPIMSVEWVVALWNAKDDTTIYASNDELVATYKLKPFYGARVCFSGFPEEEKKHMCEVLEQQGGEPTEIDDPHCTHVVVDESNVNVLPNFVTASAFIVKTGWFWTSVQNEAAADEKEYLFEHYLENARSPTASGRRESQPLAAQNLALPKFPHWLPLSNLLQNGADSPGSVSGSFLDCTTSPDKQMIDADVPEVESSDTESTRGNLSQRHQVFLELVETENNYVGVLNTIMTLFKLPLENLIGKSGKELLNSTELKIIFGNFPPIYDVHKQLLEALHYFATYWTEDVSIGNIFLKFEPDLVKAYAPYVNFFENTKQMLEECDQNKPRFHAFLKNCQTKPECGRQSLKELLIKPVQRLPSISLLLNDILKHTDKSNRDYSALEASISCIKKVMTHINEDKRKTERQLAIFDIFNEIDNCPPHLVSSHRSFLSKCDVVEITEGLSGRGDHLVLFLFTDTLEICKKRSKAFNALKSPNTINGLQSNRLSQGKPYKHIKLMPLNTIRKVVDIRETEECHKVFALVVRSTQELKEKLFSFVITDEEVNKTTFLQTLCRQMAIVVRIPDADTLLLKYDSHQLEIGSSDVTSGTLKKTIKSLFHNFYLEYMDPYVFLLNSMCETTLHVPLPFASRTRARVGRAFSFNKTPSKLNRAMSTIMSPFGATHSLAPANQQIAQMRLGSCNNISGS
- the LOC105280868 gene encoding protein ECT2 isoform X7, producing MEEQRSVHGCIGDINSAEAAKIIIPRKKRTCLVGAACNDPALNAAAQQLKVPVLKSETGAEHVEDTTYNTYFILKQFEGAEYDALCKSAHRILGPTALLQLAERKESLPSIKRPMYTQSMVGAIVVFSGFRAREDELRKLATMILSMGGSIRKDMGIKVTHLIANHCSGEKYRYADTFGLPIMSVEWVVALWNAKDDTTIYASNDELVATYKLKPFYGARVCFSGFPEEEKKHMCEVLEQQGGEPTEIDDPHCTHVVVDESNVNVLPNFVTASAFIVKTGWFWTSVQNEAAADEKEYLFEHYLENARSPTASGRRESQPLAAQNLALPKFPHWLPLSNLLQNGADSPGSVSGSFLDCTTSPDKQMIDDVPEVESSDTESTRGNLSQRHQVFLELVETENNYVGVLNTIMTLFKLPLENLIGKSGKELLNSTELKIIFGNFPPIYDVHKQLLEALHYFATYWTEDVSIGNIFLKFEPDLVKAYAPYVNFFENTKQMLEECDQNKPRFHAFLKNCQTKPECGRQSLKELLIKPVQRLPSISLLLNDILKHTDKSNRDYSALEASISCIKKVMTHINEDKRKTERQLAIFDIFNEIDNCPPHLVSSHRSFLSKCDVVEITEGLSGRGDHLVLFLFTDTLEICKKRSKAFNALKSPNTINGLQSNRLSQGKPYKHIKLMPLNTIRKVVDIRETEECHKVFALVVRSTQELKEKLFSFVITDEEVNKTTFLQTLCRQMAIVVRIPDADTLLLKYDSHQLEIGSSDVTSGTLKKTIKFASRTRARVGRAFSFNKTPSKLNRAMSTIMSPFGATHSLAPANQQIAQMRLGSCNNISELDNGGSSSPNRDDVLVAPMSDQPTRKALSMASLRRL
- the LOC105280868 gene encoding protein ECT2 isoform X5; protein product: MEEQRSVHGCIGDINSAEAAKIIIPRKKRTCLVGAACNDPALNAAAQQLKVPVLKSETGAEHVEDTTYNTYFILKQFEGAEYDALCKSAHRILGPTALLQLAERKESLPSIKRPMYTQSMVGAIVVFSGFRAREDELRKLATMILSMGGSIRKDMGIKVTHLIANHCSGEKYRYADTFGLPIMSVEWVVALWNAKDDTTIYASNDELVATYKLKPFYGARVCFSGFPEEEKKHMCEVLEQQGGEPTEIDDPHCTHVVVDESNVNVLPNFVTASAFIVKTGWFWTSVQNEAAADEKEYLFEHYLENARSPTASGRRESQPLAAQNLALPKFPHWLPLSNLLQNGADSPGSVSGSFLDCTTSPDKQMIDADVPEVESSDTESTRGNLSQRHQVFLELVETENNYVGVLNTIMTLFKLPLENLIGKSGKELLNSTELKIIFGNFPPIYDVHKQLLEALHYFATYWTEDVSIGNIFLKFEPDLVKAYAPYVNFFENTKQMLEECDQNKPRFHAFLKNCQTKPECGRQSLKELLIKPVQRLPSISLLLNDILKHTDKSNRDYSALEASISCIKKVMTHINEDKRKTERQLAIFDIFNEIDNCPPHLVSSHRSFLSKCDVVEITEGLSGRGDHLVLFLFTDTLEICKKRSKAFNALKSPNTINGLQSNRLSQGKPYKHIKLMPLNTIRKVVDIRETEECHKVFALVVRSTQELKEKLFSFVITDEEVNKTTFLQTLCRQMAIVVRIPDADTLLLKYDSHQLEIGSSDVTSGTLKKTIKSLFHNFYLEYMDPFASRTRARVGRAFSFNKTPSKLNRAMSTIMSPFGATHSLAPANQQIAQMRLGSCNNISELDNGGSSSPNRDDVLVAPMSDQPTRKALSMASLRRL